Below is a genomic region from Sinobacterium norvegicum.
GCCATTATAGCCCCATCAATCGCAATCGACTACCACCGCCACAGACAGCGCAGACCATGACCTTTATTCGGGGCGAGCCAAACACTGGCTAATCATCAAGGCCATGGTCTCAATCATCGAAGCCCTTGCCGCCTGTTCAATATAAATGCCGTCAATTAACAGTCGGCTCAGGCCGTGCAGGCTGGCCCAGGCGACTTGGGCATAGCGAAGTGCATCGACATCATCGACCAATAGACCATCCTGCTGCCAGTCGACCACGGTATCGACAAAGGTCTTGAAAGAGGCGTAGGCCACCTCTTTCAACGACTCTGTTGCCTGCGCCGTTTTCCATATTTCACGGCCAAACATCAGGTCATAATAGGCGGCGTTCTCCACCGCAAAATCGACATAACAGGCGACATAGTTATGCAGCGCACTGACAGAGCTGTCGCCCTTCTCCCGGCGGGCCAGCCTGGCATTGTCTTGCAGCTCAGCGGTAAAACGCACAAAGCCATCCTCCGCTAACGCTGAGAGCAGCGCTGGTTTACCATCAAAATGATGGTACAAAGCCGTTCGCGACACCCCGACCTTATCGGCCAATTTACGCATGCTGATGGCATCGAAGCCTGTTTCGTCGATCATTACCACAGCCTCATCGAGCAAGCTGCGGCGTAAATCTCCATGGTGATAGGTTTTCTTCACATTAGTCATGGGGGCAATTTAGCAGGGGATCTTGACAGTGTCAAAATAGCAGTCTAAAGTAGCCACATCTTGACACTGTCTAGTTACAGTTTTTTTATTGAGCCAACCAGCGGGAAACCTATGACAACCACTACAACAGCCTACCCCAACCTGTTAAAACCGCTTGATTTAGGTTTTACCACGTTAAAAAACCGCGCCTTAATGGGCTCTATGCACACCGGCCTGGAAGAGGCCCCTAACGGCCATATTCGAATGGCTGCCTATTTCGCCGAACGCGCACGCGGCGGTGTTGGCCTGATTGTCACCGGTGGCTTTGGCCCCAATGTCGAAGGCTCAACCCATGAGCACACCAAGCTGATCGACAACGACGACGAAGTTGCCAACCACAAAGTTATCACCGACGCCGTACACCAAGAGGGCGGTAAGATTTGTATGCAAATTCTGCATACCGGTCGCTACGCCATGGGAGAACGTTTAGTCGCCCCCTCCGCCATTCAAGCGCCAATTAACTTCTTCAAGCCGCACGCAGTCACCGCCGACGAGATCGAAAAACAAATCAACGATTTCATCTTCACCGCCAAGCAAGCCCAGAGAGCCGGCTACGACGGTGTCGAAATCATGGGGTCCGAGGGCTATTTCCTCAACCAGTTTATCGCCCAGTGCACCAACCACCGTGATGACGAATGGGGGGGCAGCTATGAAAACCGAATCAAACTACCGATCGATGTTGTACGTCGTGTCCGCCAAGCCGTCGGCGAAAACTTCATTATCATCTACCGCTTATCAATGCTCGACCTGGTAGAAGGCGGCAGTAACTTCGAGGAAGTCGTACAGCTGGGTAAAGAGATCGAAAAGGCCGGCGCTACTATTATCAACACCGGTATCGGCTGGCACGAAGCCCGTATCCCAACGATAGCCACCAAGGTACCACGCGCTGCCTTTACCTGGGTGACCGCCCGCTTCAAGCAAGAGCTGTCAATTCCACTGATTACCTCAAACCGCATCAACACCCCTGAGGTTGCCGAGGATGTATTAGCGCGCGGCGATGCCGACATGATCTCAATGGCCCGTCCGTTCCTGGCCGACCCGGAGTTCATCAACAAGGCCGCCGCCAACAAAAGCCAGATGATCAATACCTGTATTGGTTGTAACCAAGCCTGTCTCGATCATGTCTTCAGCTTGAAAATGACCAGTTGCTTGGTCAACCCTCGCGCCTGTCACGAGACTGAACTCAATCTTATCGCTACCACTGCAGTTAAAAACATCGCCGTTGTAGGCGCTGGGCCAGCGGGCTTGGCCTTTGCCACCTCGGCCGCCGAGCGTGGCCATCGGGTTACCCTGTTCGACGCAGCTGAAGAGATCGGTGGACAATTCAACATTGCCAAACAGGTGCCGGGCAAGGAAGAGTTTTACGAAACTATTCGATACTTCAACAACCGCATCCAGGCAACCGGTGTCACCCTCGAACTCAATGCCCACGTCGATGTTGAACAGCTCAACAATAGCCAGTTTGACGAAGTCGTTATCGCCACCGGTATCAGTCCACGCCTGCCGGCTATCGAGGGTATCGACCACACCAAGGTTCTCAATTACATCGATGTGCTCCGTGATAAAAAGTCTGTCGGTAAGAAAGTTGCTGTTATTGGTGCCGGTGGTATTGGCTTCGACGTCTCCGAATATTTGGTGCACGACGACACGCATGAGGCCAGCAGCCAAAACATTGAAACCTTTATGGCCCAGTGGGGCGTCGATATGACGTTACAAGCCCGCGGCGGTGTTGAGCAAATGATCAAGCAGCAGCCAACGTCTGCCCGCGAGGTTTTCCTGCTACAGCGTAAGGCATCCAAGGTCGGTGCCAACCTCGGTAAGACCACCGGCTGGATTCACCGTACCGGTCTGAAAATGGCTGGCGTGAATATGATTAACGGCTGTGAATACAGCAAAATTGATGACCAGGGTCTACATATCAACATCGGTGATCAAAGCCAGATACTCGACGTTGATAACGTCATTATCTGCGCCGGCCAAGACCCGCTGCGAGCATTGACCGAGGGCTTGACCAAACCCTTCCACCTGATTGGCGGTGCCGATGTTGCGTCTGAACTCGATGCCAAGCGCGCCATCGATCAGGGCACCCGTTTGGCCGCCGAGATCTGACGGCAACAGGCATAAAAAAACCGGCCTTGGCCGGTTTTTTTATGCCTGAATATAACAACTAAAAAATAAACGCTAACTCAATTCTTTAAAAATACGCGGTTGAAAGGCCTTTTCACAGTAATGACAGCTTAGCTTGATACTGTCCTGTCGCGTTTTAACATAGAAACGGCTATCAACAGGTTCATCATGGCTGATGCAGTTACTGTTAGGGCAGCTTAAAACCGCCGCCACCGCATCGGGCAAATTGACCGTGTACTTTTCGACCACCTGAAAATTGTTAATAATATTAATCGTCGCAGACTCGGCAAACAGCGATAACTGATTGGCCTGTTCGCGGCTAAAAATTGTATTTTCAATTTTAATAATATCTTTTTGATAACCATCGGCTGTTGGCAAATTCAAACCGACGGTTATGCAATCTGGCTTATCGGTTAAATCGAAAAACTTAAGAATGCGAATCCCCATGCCGGGAGCGATATGATCGATGACCGTGCCCTTTTCGATGGCCTGAACCTGCATTTTATTATTCGACATCAAAGGTCTCCTGTTTCAATACCAAACTTAATAATGCTTGGCGGGCATAAACACCGTTTTCAGCCTGCTGAAAATAATACGCATAGGGTGTTTCATCCACATCCGTGGCAATCTCATCCACTCTTGGCAGCGGATGCAGTACTTTTAAGTTATCTTTCACATCCTCAAGCATGCCTGCATTCAAGACGTATTTAGATTTCATATGCTGATATTCGGTCGGGTCAAAACGCTCTTTTTGTACCCGGGTGACATAGAGGATATCGAGCTCGGGCAACATTTTATCGAACTCCTCCAGCTTGCTGTACTTGACGCCTGCATCATCTAACTGTTCGCAGATATAATCAGGCATCTGCAACACATCTGGGGCAACAAAAAAGAACTCACAATCAAACCGTGACAACGCTTGCGCTAACGAATGTACCGTGCGGCCATATTTTAAATCCCCGACGAAGGCGACTTTCAGACCATCTAAACGGCCCTGAGTCTCGTAAATACTGAAGAGGTCGAGCAGGGTTTGGGTCGGGTGCTGGTTGGCACCATCGCCGCCGTTGATTACCGGGATAGCTGAGAACTCTGACGCTAATCTCGCCGAACCCTCCTTGGGGTGGCGCATAAAAAAGGCATCGGCATAGGTTGAAATCACCTGCACAGAATCGGCCAGTGTCTCGCCTTTTTTAGCCAGCGATGTGTTGCCACCGGAGTCGAAACCAATACAACTGGCGCCAAGACGCTGTACTGCAGTCTCGAAAGATAGACGTGTTCGAGTCGAGGCCTCAAAGAAACAACTCGCAATCACCTTGCCTTTGAGCAAATCAGGTTGCGGGTTTTGCTTAATATATTTTGCCGTCGATACAATTAATTCGAGATCCTCACGACTGAGCTCTGCAATAGATAAGATGTCTTTTTTATACAGAGTATTGTCCATTCAATGCCTCACAGTGGTTGTCACGACAGAGGGCTGCACCGAGAAATACGTATCATATTTTCCCTACCAGCACCTCACAATGTTTATTGGTTGACGACTACCACCGCCTCACCGCCAGCTATTATAGCGATGTCGACAAGCATTAGTCAGTAGCCGAGGATCAACAAATCTTTATTATTTAGCGTAAATGACTATTATTATGCGCCTAATGATTGAATCGACTACTCCGCATCGCCTAAATATGATAAAGATAGCTGGCTTGATCCAATAATCGAATTAAAAACTGGGCATTTATCTGCCTAACAATAAGCTTTTGCTGTTGGAGTAACTCGTGTCCCTTAATCTGCGCAACCGTAACTTTCTGAAACTACTAGACTTTACCTCGGAAGAACTGCAATTCTTGCTCGATCTATCCCTACAGCTGAAACAGGCAAAACAGGGTGGCTACGAGCAGCAGCAACTCAAAGGTAAAAACATTGCGCTTATTTTTGAAAAATCGTCGACCCGCACCCGCTGCGCGTTTGAAGTCGCCGCCTTCGATCAAGGCGCTCTGGTGACCTATCTCGGCCCCTCGGGCTCCCAGATTGGCCATAAAGAATCGATGAAAGACACCGCCAGAGTACTCGGCCGGATGTATGACGGCATCGAGTATCGCGGCTTTGGACAAGATATTGTCGAAGAGTTAGGAGAATATGCCGGCGTACCGGTATGGAACGGCCTCACCGACGAGTTCCACCCAACTCAAATTCTCGCCGACTTTCTTACCATGCATGAACACGGCGAAGGTCGCCCACTAAACGAGCTGAGCTTTGCCTACCTTGGTGATGCCCGCAATAACATGGGTAACTCGCTGATGGTCGGTGCCGCCAAAATGGGCATGGATATCCGCTTAGTCGCACCTAAGGCCTATTGGCCAGAGCAAGACTTGGTGGATCAGTGTCTGGTAATTGCGAACGCCACCGGTGCCAAAATCACCCTGACAGAGAACGTCGATGAGGGCGTTAAAGACTGTGACTTCCTCTACACCGATGTTTGGGTGTCGATGGGCGAACCCGCAGAGGCATGGGACGAACGCATTGCATTAATGAAGCCCTACCAAATTAATTCTGAGACAATGGCCAAGACCGGCAAGGCAACCACCAAGTTTATGCACTGCCTGCCCGCCTTCCATAATGATCAAACCACACTGGGTGCCGAGATTGCAGCTAAATACGGCATGAATGGCTTGGAGGTGACTGATGAAGTTTTTGAGTCGACCCAATCCATTGTTTTCGATGAGGCCGAAAACCGTATGCATACTATCAAGGCGGTGATGGTGGCCACCCTCGGGCAATAAACACTGCCATAACAATCTGGTAGGCAATAAAAAAGCCGCGACGGATGCATCATCAGTCGCGGCTTTTTTGTCTCAATGATGACTAGCCTTTCAGTAAGTCACGACGCTGCTTAAAAAACTTGGCTATTTTAGGTGCCACCACCAACTGGCAATATCGATTGCCGGGGTTCTGTTCGAAGTAGTCCTGATGGTAGTCCTCGGCACTGTAAAAATCCTTATCCTGCTGTAACTCCGTCACGATGGAGTCGGGCCAACGCCCTTGCTGCTCTAAGTCAGCCATCATCTGTTCTGCCAACTGCTGTTGCTGGGGTGTTTGATAAAAAATAATAGAGCGATATTGACTGCCTACATCGGCCCCCTGTCGATTCAGCGTCGTCGGATCATGGACGGTAAAGAAGACCTCGAGTATCGTTGTCAGCGAAATGACCGCATCATCAAATTCAACGCGTACGACCTCGGCATGCCCTGTCGCACCACTACAAATCTGTTCATAGCTCGGATTGCTACGCTCGCCACCTTGATAGCCGCTGGTGACAGAACTCACCCCGTTCAATTGGCGGAATATACTGTCTAAACACCAAAAACAGCCTCCCCCTAATGTAATCCTTTGGTTCGACATATCCCGCCCTCTCACGTTGTTTTATCGTCATAATCATACACCATGACGTCTGGATAAGAACTAATGCAATATGCGCTAATATCAGGCTAGAATAACAATACATGTATTTAGGGAATATCATGATTAATCTCAACCGCCTAACCCGAGCCGACCTTAACCTACTGATTTCACTTCAGCTATTAATGGAGGAACGCAGTGTCAGCCGGGCCGCTGAACGCAGCTTTATTACCCAATCGGCAATGAGTCGAACCCTACAGCGCCTTCGCGACATGTTCGAAGACCCATTGTTTGCACGCAGTTCACACGGTTTAGAGCCTACGCCTCGAGCCGTTGAACTGTATCAACAAATGCAGCCAGTACTATCCGACCTGTCCTCATTATTACAGCCCGCTGAATTCGACCCCGCTGAGCTCGACAGCCGCATTATTATCTCCTGCCCCTCACTGCTGAGTTATCACTGGATACCACAACTGATCCAAAAGCTGACACCGCTGGCTCCCAAGCTTCGCCTGAGAATCATCGATGCGATAGAAAACCCCGATGATGCCCTGGCCAACGGCGAGGCGGATCTTGTGCTTCACGCCAAAGAGGCGGCCAATAAAGAGTTGATATCCGTGCCCTTTAAAAATGCTGCCGGTGTTTGCCTGGTGCGCCAAGACCACCCAATGGTTAACACTGGCCTGAGCTTCGAAGATTTTTTATCCACCCCCCATGTACGTTATTTTATCCCCGGTATTACCAGGGACAATAAAGGCTTGATCGACAAAGTACTGAGTGACCTCGGCAAACAACGGCACATTGCTTTTGAGGGCAATGATATTGAAACGTTATTAGATATCACTCGCAGCACAGACTATCTGTTTGTGATCCCCACGTTTCAGGGTAATGTAAAGAGTAAATGGTCCGGCATCACTTCGCTTGCCCTGCCAGAAGAACTGGGCAGTAATCAAATTCCTCTGTCCATCTTTTACCATCGCAGTCGAGTATCCGACCCCGCTATTCAGTGGCTATTGCAACAAATGAGCGATATCTAAAAACACGCTGCTATCGGCCACCAACTCCTCCTTATCAACGCTATTACACGGCGGCCTGCGCTACTTCGAATGAGGCGCGACATTGAAACGCCATCGCTTTTATCTTTTGAAAAGCTGATACGTGATCAACTCCGCCGATCCATGGAACCATCAGGAACGCAGTTATCTGCTTTGCGTTTATCAGCAATATTTTCAACAACTACTGCAATCCGACAAGATTGCCGATGATAAAAGGACAACCGCACCGGCCTTGGCCGAGAAAATCAGCGACACTGTAAACAGTAACTCTGAAGCCCGCCGCCATTATATGCCGACGGGTAAAAAGGCCTTGGCAACCCCGTGGACGACGGTATTAATACCCCGATCAGTTTTTGATGCCACAATATCGGCCATCATGTCCTGTACCATGGCCATGCGGGCGAACAGGCGGTCGAAGCTGTGATCGCTGTAATCCTCGCCATGATAGTCAGTGAGCAATAGTTGCCGTCCCTGCAGATCAAAGCGGTGCGTTATTTTCCAACTTAACACCTCAACATTGCGGGCACTATTGTACAGTGATTGCTGGTCCAGGCTGTCCAATATATAGAACTCCGCCTTGTTGTGATAAGACTCCTTTAGCATACCTGTTAAGCCGACGACCACAGCAAACACCCTGTCGCCCTGCCAGTGCTTATCGAGCCCCAGATTCATTGCATCCACCCCCTGTTTATAACGCAGTTCTTTAAAACGTAACACGGGTAATCCAGTGCCATCACGGGGGCCGGTAATCATGCGTATTCGCTGCTCAACAGTCATTGCCTGTGGCGCCTTGTTGAGCTCCTTTGGGTTGCGGGTGTATAGTTTACGCGTAAGTTGCTCAATCATATTGAGCTGTTCCTGAGCGTGAACATCAATCACAAAATCGATATCGCTCTTAGCCAGGTTACGCACCTGTTTTGGAAGCGAGCTACAGCCTGACACCGTCATTATCACAAACGCTATCAAGCCAATTTTAATCACAGCCAGGGTTATTTTTCTTATGGCCATCGATACAATCAAGACGCCGCCTTATTCATTAGTCCTCGGTAAAATAATTTACTGCAGAGCAGACAAAATTACCAATGCTGAACCAAAATAACTGCCAAGGTGGCAAGTGATGACAGCCGCCCGCAAAGACCCCTTGAATATACGATTAGTCATATATATGATTATCCGTATGTTTAATGATTAGGTGGCCTCATGGGAATTTTCGAACGACTTTTATCGCTCTGGGTGGCGCTCTCGATTGCCCTGGGCATCATACTGGGCCTGCTTTTTCCTGGTGCCTTCCAATCCATTGCCAGCTTAGAGTACGCCCACGTCAATCTTGTTATCGCCGTCTTAATCTGGCTGATGATTTACCCCATGATGATCCAGGTTGATTTCTCAGCATTGAAGGATGTCACTAGAAACCCCCGCGGTATTATCCTCACTGTCGTCATTAACTGGTTGCTAAAACCCTTTACCATGGCACTGCTGGGCTGGTTGTTCTTCAAACTCATCTTCGCGCCCTGGCTCGATCCGCAAACCGCCAGTGAATACATCGCAGGTATGATATTACTCGGTGTCGCGCCCTGCACGGCCATGGTCTTTGTGTGGAGCCAATTAACCAAGGGCGACGCCAACTACACACTGGTACAGGTGTCGGTAAACGATATTATTATGATTTTTGCCTTCGCCCCGATTGCAGGCCTGCTATTAGGCGTCAGTAATATTACCGTACCCTGGCAAACCCTGCTGTTATCAGTGTTACTGTATGTCTTGCTGCCGCTGATAGCCGGCCTGCTGACCCGGGTCTTACTGAAGGGGCATATCGAGGCGCTGGTACACCGTTTAAAACCCTTATCGATGGTTGGCCTGCTGGCAACGGTATGCCTGTTGTTTGGCTTTCAGGCCGAGACTATTTTAGCCCAGCCATTAAATATTGTGCTGATTGCTATTCCCCTACTGATTCAATCTTATTTGATTTTCTTCATCACCTATTACGCGGCGAAGCGTCTTAAACTCAAACATAATATCGCCACACCGGCAGCCTTGATCGGCACCAGTAATTTTTTTGAATTAGCGGTGGCGGTGGCTATCTCGCTGTTCGGATTGCATTCCGGTGCGGCGCTGGCCACCGTTGTTGGCGTGCTGGTCGAGGTGCCGGTTATGTTATCATTGGTCGCCTTTGCCAATCGGCATCGCCAGCAATATACGCTGGCCATTGGCCAACAAGACAACGCCTAATTACCCTCATCACTGAGCTCAACCTTGAGCTCTTGCTGCAGGTCAAACTGCACGCTTATCACAATCGGCTTACAGCACACCTGGCAGTCTTCGATATAACTCTGCGGCACCTGTGAACAGTCGATCAGTAACGATATTTTCTCACCGCAATAGGGGCAAGAACCGTGGTGGTTTTCTAGCGGCTGCATGGTAATACCTCGGCGTATAAAATCCCTCTCATCTACTGACAGTTTAGCAGCCCAACGTCCCTGACGCGTTACCAGTGGAGTAGTGAATAACAAATAATCGGGCATAAAAAAGCCGCTCATAAGAGCGGCTTTTTAGTCGAGATCAATAACAGCAAGATTACGCCGTTTCTTGTACCGGCTTAGACGTCGCATTGATGTCTTTGGCGTGGTCGTGATCTAGCTCACCCTCACTGCCGGCGACAATCGTTACAACAGCGGCATCACCAACCACGTTGGCTGAGGTACAGACCATGTCGTTGATACGGTCAACAGCGGCAACAATGGCCAATGCTTCGATGGGCAGACCAAATTGCTGAATCAATACAGCAATCATCACCACAGCACCGCCGGGTACACCACCAACACCGACAGACATGAAGCAGACCGTCGCACCGATGGTAATCAGTTCAGCCGGAGACAGCGTCACACCGTAGGCATTGGTGGCAAAGACCGCGGCAACCGCGATGTAGATGGCTGCACCCGACATATTGATGGTGGCACCCAGTGGCACGCCAAAACCGGCCAAGGCTTTAGAAACCCCAAATTTTTCAACCAGCGTACGTGTGGTCACAGGGATGGTGGCGTTGGAAGAGGCGGTCGACAATGAAAACAATACCTGTTCCCGAGTCTTGGCACGGAACACCGATGGCTTAATACCAGTAAACATCCAGACGGCCAGTGGGTACACGATCAAAATCCAGGCAAACAGGATGGAGACAACAATGGCAACATAACCGGCCACCGAGATAATAGAGTCCATCTCAAGAGTGGCACCAAGATTAATCATCAAGGCAAACACACCGTATGGCGCAAGATTCATTACCATGGTAATCAGACGCATCATAATGTCGTTGGCCATGGCAAAACCGCTCTGTGCAGGCTTGGCGTAATCACCCAATGACTTAATGGCAATCGCAACAACAATGGCCATAAAGATAATCTGCAGCATATCACCGCTGGCAAAGGCAGCAATCGGATTGTCAGGAATAATATTCACAATCATCTGCCCCACATTGGGCAAACCCTGCTCGGTTAATGCAGAGGCACCGGCACCGGCTTCACCGAGGTTGGCGCCAGAGCCTGGTTGCAAGATGTAGGCAATAACCATGGCCACAACAACCGCTAACACGGTGTTAGCAAAATAGAGACCCGATATCTTACCGCCGAGGCGGCCTAGCTGCGAGGTGCTATCCAATTCACAAATACCGGCAACAATAGAGACAAAGACTAACGGCACAACCATTAATTTAATCAAAGAAACAAACATGGTTCCGACGGCTGAGGCTGTTCCAACAAGGTACTCATCAAAGATGGGAATACCGGCGAGCATATATTGGATGATAGAACCTAGGATAAGGCCGCTGACCAAACCAATAAAAATCTTATGCGAGAGTGATTTTTTCATATATGTATCCTGACACGCTGTTATCGTTTAGAGACAATTTAAAACACAGACGGCATTCATGTTTGGAATGTCGTCTGTATTTTTGCAGCCGGTGTTATAGCAGCCTCAAAACTACAGCGAATGATTCACATCAATTTTTTACGAGTCAATCCCCATATGTTGCTAAAATTTTAGGTAGTAACACTTATTCGTTACTCAACGAAACTAGTGTTTCTCAAATAAAGTTTTTATTCGGTAACACTCTTGTTTTTGTATACATTCACCCTTTATTTTCTCTTTACGCTAAAAAAATGATTTAGCGCAACACTGCTAGCAAGTAATCATATTGGCCTTTCTGCTAAGCTTAATTACACTACTTCTCGGCATGCCCAACTGCTCCCAGTACTTTCTAAAAATTTATGAGAGGCCGCTATGGCTAAGCAATTATTGCAACAATTATCCGACCAACTTGTTGAACTAAAAGAGCTCGGCCTCTATAAAAGTGAGCGTGTTATCACCACCCAGCAGCAGGCCGAAATTAAGACTATTGAAGGAAAGTCGGTATTAAATTTCTGCGCTAACAACTATTTAGGTTTGGCCAATTCAGCAGAGCTGATTGCTGCTGGCAAGGCTGGACTGGAAAAAGACGGCTACGGTTTAGCCTCTGTCCGTTTTATCTGCGGCACGCAAGAAGTTCACAAACAACTCGAGAACAGAATCAGTGACTTCCTGCAGATGGACGACACTATTCTTTACTCCAGCTGTTTTGATGCCAATGCCGGTTTATTCGAAACCATTCTCGGCGCCGAAGATGCCATCATCTCAGACTCACTCAATCACGCCTCAATCATCGACGGTGTTCGTCTTTGTAAAGCAAAACGCTTCCGCTATGCCAACAACAACATGGCGGAACTCGAACAACAACTTATTGCCGCCGATGAGGCCGGTGCCCGTCACAAGCTGATCGCCACCGATGGCGTTTTTTCTATGGACGGCATCATCGCCGACCTCTCGGCTATTTGTGATCTCGCCGATCAATACAACGCCCTGGTCATGGTCGATGATTCCCACGCCGTCGGTTTTGTCGGTACCAATGGTAAGGGGTCGCCCGAGCACTGTGGCGTGCTCGATCGGGTCGACATCATCACCGGCACCCTCGGTAAGGCGCTCGGCGGTGCCTCCGGTGGCTACACCTCTGCCCGCGGCCCTATTGTCGAATGGCTACGCCAGCGCTCGCGACCCTATTTATTTTCTAATACGTTGGCGCCAGTGATTGCTAATGCCTCTCTTACCGTGCTCGACATCATCGATAACGGTAACGCGCTAAGAGACAAACTCAATAACAATGCCGAGTACTTCCGCAGCGAAATGACCAAGGTCGGCTTCACCCTTGCTGGCTGTGGCCACCCCATTGTGCCGGTCATGCT
It encodes:
- a CDS encoding dicarboxylate/amino acid:cation symporter, translating into MKKSLSHKIFIGLVSGLILGSIIQYMLAGIPIFDEYLVGTASAVGTMFVSLIKLMVVPLVFVSIVAGICELDSTSQLGRLGGKISGLYFANTVLAVVVAMVIAYILQPGSGANLGEAGAGASALTEQGLPNVGQMIVNIIPDNPIAAFASGDMLQIIFMAIVVAIAIKSLGDYAKPAQSGFAMANDIMMRLITMVMNLAPYGVFALMINLGATLEMDSIISVAGYVAIVVSILFAWILIVYPLAVWMFTGIKPSVFRAKTREQVLFSLSTASSNATIPVTTRTLVEKFGVSKALAGFGVPLGATINMSGAAIYIAVAAVFATNAYGVTLSPAELITIGATVCFMSVGVGGVPGGAVVMIAVLIQQFGLPIEALAIVAAVDRINDMVCTSANVVGDAAVVTIVAGSEGELDHDHAKDINATSKPVQETA
- a CDS encoding glycine C-acetyltransferase, with the protein product MAKQLLQQLSDQLVELKELGLYKSERVITTQQQAEIKTIEGKSVLNFCANNYLGLANSAELIAAGKAGLEKDGYGLASVRFICGTQEVHKQLENRISDFLQMDDTILYSSCFDANAGLFETILGAEDAIISDSLNHASIIDGVRLCKAKRFRYANNNMAELEQQLIAADEAGARHKLIATDGVFSMDGIIADLSAICDLADQYNALVMVDDSHAVGFVGTNGKGSPEHCGVLDRVDIITGTLGKALGGASGGYTSARGPIVEWLRQRSRPYLFSNTLAPVIANASLTVLDIIDNGNALRDKLNNNAEYFRSEMTKVGFTLAGCGHPIVPVMLGEATVASEFAERMLAEGIYVIAFSFPVVPQGQARIRTQMSAAHSLADIDKAVAAFIKVGRAMNIIQ